CAATCTGCATAAATCGGGTAACTTTCAATTGTCGTTTCGATTTTAACTCCTTCTTGATTAGCCATTTCCTGCATTTGGTCGATCGCAGTTTTCACTACTTTTACTGGATCGCAACAGGTTTTTTCTAGGCGTAATTTTCCCGATTCTAGACGTTCTAAATCGAGAATATCATTAACTAAACGGACTAAGCGTTCGACTCCTTCAGCCGCTATTTGAATTACGTTTTGTCCGGTTTCGGAAGCCGGATCGACGATATGTTCGGAAAGTAAATTCAATGCAGCCCGCATGGAAGTTAAAGGAGTACGAAGTTCATGACTGACGATGGAAACAAATTCACCTTTCATTCGTTCTAGTTTATAGCGTTCGGTGACATCTTCACCAATACTAATTAATCCGATCGCATTACCTTGTACATCATGCAATAAAGTGTTACTCCACGCAATCATGCGTTCTTCACCTGTACGAGTCAAAATCGGATTGAGAACATAACTATGAGTGTTTACTTCTTGGATAATTTCTTGAAATATATGGTAGATTTCTGATTTTTTATGATAGGGTAGAAAGTTATCAAACCAGGTGTTTCCTAATACTTCGTCTTCCGTATATCCAATAAGTTTCAGTAAGAATGGGTTGGCGTATTCAACTAATCCATGTCGATCTAAGCCAACTACAATTAGTTGTACGTTGTCGAGTAGCGATCGCCAACGATGATTTTTTTCTTTTAAATCTGCTTCGGTTTGTTTGCGATCGGTAATATCTTGAACTTGACTAATAAAATACAAAGGTTCTCCTTCTTGGGTTCGTAACAGCGAGACACTTAGCAAACCCCAAACAGTATAACCGAGTTTGTGGAGATATCTTTTCTCTAATTCGTAAGTTCTTATTTCTCCTCTAAGACTTTGCTGTACGTAGTTAAGATCGGTATCCAAATCATCAGGATGAGTAATAGCCTGAAAGTTCATTGTTAGTAACTCAGCTTCTGAATAGCCGAGAAACTCACAAAAAGTAGCATTAACTCGCAAAAATTTGCCATTAATCGCCACCAGAGATATTCCTGTAGCTGCGTCGTCAAAAGCACTACGAAATCTAGCTTCACTATCACGTAAAGCTTGTTCTGCTTGGATATAATCTGTAATATCTTGAGCAGTACCGTAAAGACGAATTACTTCTCCTTCGGTGTTGTATCCTACTCTCCCTATACCGTTGATATAGCGAATTGAATTATCTGGCAGTACAATTCGCATGATTAGTTTGTAAGGTTCACCTGTGGTAATTGCTTGTTCCACTGCTTGGCGCAATTTTTCTCGATCGTCTGGGTGATAAAGTTGTAAATTTTCTTGATAGTTCGGTTCTCCTAATGCTAAATCGCGGTTGAGAATGTGAAATAGTTCTTCTGTCCAAGTGATTTTTCCGGTGGCTAAATCGTAATCCCAGTTACCGATGTGAGCAACTCTTTGTGCTTCGATTAGTCGAGCTTGATTTTTACGTAAGTCTGCTTCGATTTGTTTGCGATCGCTAATATCATTGACAATCACAATAGCTGAATAAATTTTATTATTTTGCCAAATTGGAGCAATGCGTGTTTCATACCAAGCTAAGTTTTCTGGCGTATCTTTATAACCTAAAACTTCAAAGGTAGTTGGTTCACCTGTGCGGAAAACTTGCTCAACAGCTGCTTTTTGAATTGATTGATATTCGGGGATAACATAATCATAAAAATTTTGCTGAATAACTCTTTCTCCAGAAAAGTTAACCAAGGTTCGATTAATAAACAAAATTTTTCCTTTGCGATCGATCATAATGACAAAACTAGGGGCATTTTCTACTAAACTGCGCCATCTAGCTTCGCTTTCTCTTAAGGCATTTTCTATCCGTTGACGATTTCTGATTTCTTGCAATAAATCTGCATTAGTTTGCGAAAGTTGTGCGGTTCTTTGGATTACTCTTTCTTCTAATTCAGCAGTTAGTTGAAACAGTTCTAATTCTATTTGTTTGCGATCGGTAATATCTAAGGTGACACCAATCATGCGATAGGGTGTACCATCATCTTGATAAAAAGCTTGTCCTCTTGCCATTAACCAGTGAACGCTACCATCTGACCAAGTACAGCGGTATTCTGCTTCATAGCGAGTATGTTTCTCTAAAGCTTGAGTCATAAATGCTTGCTGTATGGCCCGATCGTTTGGATGAATTAATTCTTCAATAAGTTGTTGATAAGTAATTTGTGCATTTGGGGAAATTCCCAAATTGACTTTATATTGATCGGAAGCAATTAATTCATGAGTCAGCAAATTTAATTCCCAAGAACCTGCTTTTGCTGCTTCTAATGATAATTGCAATCGTTGTTGACTTTCTTGTAATTGTAATTCTGCTTGTTGGCGTTGACGTAAAGTTTCTTGCTGTTCGGTAACATCTAAAGCTGTACTGATTACTAATCTTCTTCCATCGGGAAGTTCTCCTAACAAAGCAGAAGAGATATTCCAAATTCGAGTTTGTTTGGCTTTAGTTTTTATGGTATATTCCCCTTGAAAAACTCTTTTCTCTTGCTCATAAAGCTGTTGTATTTCTGCCCAAAAACGCTGACGATGTTGGCGATCGGCTTTATTTATCCAAATATTTACGGTGGGAATTTCTGCTTTGCTGTAACCAGTAATTTCTGTCCAAACTTCATTAATTAGTAATACTTCTCCATCTTCTGCATGAAGCATAATTGGCATGGGAGCATTTAAAATCGCATTGCGAAAATGCGCTTCACTTTCTTGCAGTGCAACTTCTGCTTCTCGACGTTCTTTAAGTTCGCTTTTTAGCTGATTAACTAATGCTGCTTGCTGAATAGCAATGCCTACCTGTGTTGCTAATTGCGATAAAAATTCAATTTCATTATCTTTCCAATGTCTGGAAACTGTGCAATTATGAGCTATTATTAAACCCCAAATATTTTCTGCTTGCAAAATGGGTACTACTAAATTTGCTCGTACTTGAAAATTAGCTAAAAATTCGATGTGACAGGGGTTTAAATTAGGTTCGGTGTAAATGTCTTCGATCGCCCGAATTCTCCCTTGTCGATAAGCTTCTATCCAATGCTGACGGAAACAATCATCTTTAATTTCCCATCCCAACATAGAGAATGCAGGATCGACGACTGATTCTACAACGATTACGCCACTAAAATCGGGTTTAAAGCGATAAATAATTACGCGATCGCAGCCAAAAATGCGTCTGACTTCATTAACTGTCGCCGCCAAAATTTCATTTAAATCTAAAAATTGGCGAATATGTAACGCTGTACTAGAAACAAGTTGTTGAGGTACTTGTTGGGTGGGTTGTGCTTGGTTTAATTGGATTTTATTGAGAACATTTTTGATGGTTTTATGTAATTTTGTAGCAGTAATATGATTTTTATTAAGATAATCTTGTGCGCCGCTTTTAAATAAGTCAACTATGGTTTGGGTGCGATTGTTGGCAGTAATTACAATTACTGGTAATGAGTCATCTTTAATCAGTTTGCGGAGTTGAATCAAAAATTCTTTTACAGTCATATCAGGTAACAAATCGTCAACCAGAATTAGTTCTGGTACCATTTGTTGACACTGTTGTAAGGCTGTTTGCGAGTCAGTAAATTCTAAAATATTATAGTTATATTCTTCATCTTGACTGAGATAATCTTGATAGAGAGCGCGATCGCTTTCTTGCGGCATAATAAGTAAAACAGTACAAGAAAGTTTGGTATTCAAAACCTTTGGGATATTGAGCGATCGATTAATTTGTTGGTTAAATCCCGCTAAAAGACGTTCTTGTTCAATTTGTTCGGCTAATTTTGCTCCCGCTTCTTTAACTTGACGTTGTAGTTCCTGGTTACAGTTTTCCAAAAGTAAAATATTCTCGTTCTGAAGGCGATCGATTTCCTGACGCAATATTTGAATCACAGTGTAAGCTTCGGCTGGATTCATCGCTTGCAAAATACTGCGCTGAGTTAAAATCCCGACTAAACTACCTTTGCGATCGCAAACTACCAACCGCCGAATTCGATGGCGATTCATCAATTGATATGCTTGTAATAAAGTATCTTCTGGAGAAATAGGCAATAGTGGTGTACTCATCACCATTGCTGCTTGAGTTAAATAAAAATCTAATTCTAAAGTGTGAAATCTGACAATATCCCGTTCAGTAATAATCCCAACAGGTATAACTATTCCCTGATTATCTATTTGAGCAATCACCACACAACTAACTTTTTCCTGTGCCATTAATCGCACTATTTGAAATAAGCTGCTATTGGGAGACGCATAATTTACTTGTCGTACCACCACATCTTTTACTTGCCGTAAGCGCAATAAATCGCTTGGTTGTAGTGACTCGCGCAAACTTTGCATTGTAATTAATCCGAACATCAAACCAGATTTATCTAATACTGGAAGATGGCGAATTTTGTGTTGTTGCATCAAATTGAAGACGCTAACAGTATCTTGCAATTCTGCTAAAGAAATGGCAATTAATTGCCGAGTCATAACTTCAGCAATAGTTAATTTTTCTAGCGAAATTCGCTCGGAAATTAATTGTACTAAATCTCGTTCAGTAAAAATTCCGACTAATACTTCTCGATCGACAACTAAAACACTACTGGAATGTGTTTGCTCCATTTGTTGAATCACAACTGGAATTACTGTTTCAGGAGAAACTGTCAGTGGATGACGATTAATTGCTTGATAAATTGCTCCTAATTCTGGAGATACAGCAATTCGACAAATATCTGGCATATCAGCTGTTTCAGATGTTTCGGGTATGCAAATCGGTGTCGTCGTTTTCTCTTGTTTAAGAGCGGCGATTTCGGCTCTAAGTTGCTCCAATTCAGCAATTAATTCTTCTTTTGTTTTCTGGCGATCGCTCATCTAGTAATTTTCCCTACAACCGACATGACATTTTAGATTCTTGATTTTAGATTTTCGATTTTAAGATTGGTTGATTGGGTATTTATGAATTTAAAATTAAAAATCGGCTATCTAAAATTGTTTTAAGTTTCAGTTGCTAATACTCGATTTCTCCCTTGAGTTTTTGCTTTGTATAAAGTTTGGTCTGCGGCGCGGTAAAGTGTTTGTAAATCTTCTCCATCTTCTATAAATTGAGCTATTCCGGCGCTAAATGTTACCTGAAATTCGTTACCTTTTCTGTCTGTAAATTTAATTTCTCGGAATGTATTGAGCATTTTATCTAATCGTTTTGCTCCATTTTGTTTAGAAATCCCATACATTCCGACCACAAATTCTTCTCCTCCCCAGCGTCCTACTACATCTTCCATGCGAAATGATTGATTGAGTAATTGACCAAAATAGTTAAGCACGCGATCGCCAATTTCATGTCCATATCGATCGTTAATTAACTTAAATTGATCCAAGTCTAATACTGCTAAACTAAAAGGTTGTTGTTGACGCACAGCTAAGCGCAATAATCGAGTGATATCCTGCATAGATTTACCTCGATTACTCACACCTGTGAGCGAGTCTAATTCCGTCTGGCGGCGAATTTTCCCTTGTTCTAATCTTTTTTTGACTCGCGTTAACAAATTTGTCGGTACAATTGGTTTGTGCAGAAAATCATCTGCTCCCGCTTCAAAACCTTGTAGAACTGTTTCGGAATCAGTATGAGCAGATAAAAAGAGAATTGGCAAGTTGTACCATTGAGGATCGTTACGGATAATTTGGCAAAGGTCAAAACCACTTAATTCTGCTGGAGGAAAAACTTTACTACCTGTGGTACAGCCGTGTAATTCTACATCAAGAATTAACAAATCAGGAACGGTTCGTTCTAAAACATCCCAAAAATTTTGAGCTTTATCTAATAAAATTAAATCGTATCCTTCCGGTTCTAAAAACTTTTGGAGCAGTTTTAAAATTTGCGGATCGTCATCAACTATTAATATTTTAGAGTTTGTTGGCTGCGACTTTTGCAAAGTTTGGCTAATAGCTGCGAGGACTTGGGAAGGAGCGATCGGTTTTTGCAAAAATCCTTTGCTACCTAATCTAGCAGCTTGGACGCGATCGCTTAATTCATCCCTAGCTGTAAACACCACAACAGAAATTTCTGGATACGAATTGTGTAATTCAGCCAGGAATTCCAAGCCATTTTCGCCAATTTCTGCAAAACTTAAATCTAACAATACCGCATCTGGTTTTTGCTTGAGAATAAAATTTTTAGCTTGTTGTAAAGTTGTAGCTACTTCTGCCACAATTCCCCAAGAAATAGCTTCAGATGCTAAATGTTGGGCTAATATCAAATCATCATCAACTATGAGTAAAAAAGACTTATCACTTGCCCCTAAAAGAATTTTATCTTCAGGAGTTTCTGGTTTTTTTGCAATTGTATAATCTTCAAAAAGTTTCAAACGCAGTTTTTCTATTAAATGACTTAATTGTTTAATCTCTGAATTTCCTAAAACTGATTCTTGCTTAAAAATTTGTTGGATTTGCCGCGAAATTCGGGAAGCTTCAGACAAACCAAAGCTACCTAAAGAGCCAATCAAAGTATGTGCTTCCCGTTCAGCTTGGTGCTGAATTTCCTTAGTTAAAGTACCCGCTTTTAATGCTGTTATTGCTTGTTCAATAATAGTTAAGCGATCGACATAAGATTGACGACACTCTTGCCAAATTTCCCAAAGATCTAAAGAAAGCATTTTATTTGGAGTAGTATTAGCAGTAGCAGCCCCTAAAGAGATAGGTTCCTTATGATTACTATACTCTTGATTTGGTCGCCGCAATCTATATCCCAGTTTATACATTGTTTCAATAATATCTTGAGCGCCTGCTTGTTTTAACTTCTGACGCAATCCCTTAATTTGTGCGCGGACAGCATTTTCCGTTGGTGTTTCATGTTGTCCCCACAATTGTTCAATCAATCTACCCTGACTGAATATTTGATCGGGATAACGCAAAAACAATTCCAACAATTGATATTCTTTCAAAGTTAAAGAAATTGGATTTCCCGCAAAAGTCACTTCACAGTTTTTCGGATGCAGATGCAAATCACCCCACTGTAATATAGACGATCGCTGCACCTGACCTCTCCGCCCCAAAGCACGAATTCGCGCCAACAATTCATCTAAATTAATTGGTTTCACAAGATAATCATCTGCACCCGCATCCAAACCCATAACTTTATTTGTCACAGTATCTACCGCCGTCATTAACAGCACGGGAGTTTCCTTATTAGGAAGATGAATCGCAAAATGCCCCCCCATCCGTAACTGCTGACAAAAAGATATTCCATCCAGTTTTGGCAAAATCACATCCAGCAAAATCACATCATACTGAAACACCTCAGCCAATTCCCATCCCTGTTGACCATCCACAGCCATATCAACTTGATACTGTTGCCAATTCAGCGTTGTCTGTAGCAAGTTCGCTAAATTTTGATCGTCTTCTACTAAAAGAATCTTCACAAATCTCTTTACTCCAGGTTGTCTGTTTGATTAAGTAGTTACATCTAGATTGTTAAGGATTAAATTTTCCGGCAATAATTATATTTTTACGCAAGTATAGTGGCACTAACAAAATACCCCAAGCTTCCAACGCGCTTCATCCAAATTGGTTTAGCTAATTGAAATGATTCCAAGCTAGCAAAAATATGTCAGAAAATTATGTAGTTTTTGTGAACACCAAGAACATATACCAAAACCCGCCAAAACACCGATCTTTCGTAAATCCGCTTTTGGTTTCACACTCTTCATAGGTAAAATTACAGGTATTTAAATTTTGTATAAGAATGTTACAGATTCACAAAAATTTCACTAATTTTTTAGAACCTTAAACCATTATCAAATTTTTTTTATTCCCAGATTATCCCCGAAGCTGAATTTCGACTCATCCCTTGCTTCAATCTATTAGGTGACAAACTACTATGAATAACTGCCCTTGCTGCTCACACCAAATGCTCCGCCACGTCAGACACCAACAAATTTATTGGTTTTGTCGTCATTGCTGGCAAGAAATGCCTCTACTAGAAAGAAAAGTTCCCAGTTTGATTCCCACCTTGGGTAAAGATTTGTTAGTTACTTCCTTAATGACTGCTTAAATTACAGTTTAGTTTAAGGTTACTTTACCAAAAGTAAAAATTGTGAGTTAGCCATTTTGCGATCGAAGTCGTTGCTATTGCCTAGTAAAAAATACCGTAGCCAGGAAACACAACCACAGCAGCGACAACGAAATATTTGGTTAACATTAGAGCGCGTCACTCTATCCCAAAAATCAAAACACTCTGCACCAAAATGAATAAATCCCAAAATTGCACTTGACGCTGACAATTATCTCTGCTACCTTCATAGCATAAGTAACTATAGTCCAGCTTTTTACAAGCTATCTCAAAACAAAAAATGCTAACCAGATCTTACTACTTTTATTTTTGGTATCCAGCGGTTCACCGGGAGTGATCCAAGAGACGCTTGGAACTATCTGGTGAACCGCAGGTTATAAAATCTGCGGTTTTTTGTTTATCTCAGGACACTTAAACAACAATGACTACATCACTTTTCAGTTGGTTTTACGGTTTTTATTTTTGGCCCAGAAACAGTTCCGGGTAAATACGCCGTGTCGCCAACTTGACAAGCACCCCCGGAACTTGAACCAGGTTCCGGGTTTTTTATTAACCCCACTTTTTTACTTTTAGGAGAACTCCAATGTTCAACGCAACACTCGCTTCCCAAACCGAACTCCACCAGCAAACCATTGTCAAACTCACAGATAAAGTGCGAATAGGTGGCAAAGACTTAATAATTATTGGCGGTCCCTGCGCCGTCGAAAGTTCCGCGCAAATGGAACAAGTCGCCAGTCACTTAGTTAACTCAGTTCAAGCATTGCGTGGCGGCGTTTACAAACCTCGGACTTCTCCCTACTCCTTCCAAGGTTTAGGCGAAGAAGGACTGAAAATATTCGCCCACATTCGAGAGCGTTATAATTTACCAGTCGTCACCGAAGTAATGTCAATTAGTCAAATTGAAACTGTCGCCGCTTATGCCGATATGCTGCAAATAGGCAGCCGCAATATGCAAAACTTCGACTTATTAAAAGCATTAGGACAAGCTGGGAAACCAATCTTACTCAAGCGAGGTTTAGCCGCAACTATAGAAGAATTTATCAATGCTGCTGAATACATTTTAAGTCATGGAAATCCCGATGTCGTACTTTGTGAAAGAGGTATTCGCAGTTTCGATAACTATACGCGAAATGTTTTAGATTTAGGTGCAGTAGCGGCACTGAAACAATTGACTCATCTGCCTGTAATTGTAGACCCATCACACGCTGTTGGTAAGCGGGAATTGGTGGCACCTTTAGCAAAAGCTGCTATTGCTTGCGGGGCCGATGGATTAATTATAGAGTGCCATCCCGAACCGGAAAAATCTGTTTCTGATGCCCGTCAAGCACTTTCTTTAGAAGATATGGTGCAGCTTGTAAAAAGTTTAAAACCTGTGGCTGAAGCTATTGGCAAACGCATCCCACTTTTACAAAACCAT
This genomic interval from Phormidium ambiguum IAM M-71 contains the following:
- a CDS encoding PAS domain S-box protein — translated: MSDRQKTKEELIAELEQLRAEIAALKQEKTTTPICIPETSETADMPDICRIAVSPELGAIYQAINRHPLTVSPETVIPVVIQQMEQTHSSSVLVVDREVLVGIFTERDLVQLISERISLEKLTIAEVMTRQLIAISLAELQDTVSVFNLMQQHKIRHLPVLDKSGLMFGLITMQSLRESLQPSDLLRLRQVKDVVVRQVNYASPNSSLFQIVRLMAQEKVSCVVIAQIDNQGIVIPVGIITERDIVRFHTLELDFYLTQAAMVMSTPLLPISPEDTLLQAYQLMNRHRIRRLVVCDRKGSLVGILTQRSILQAMNPAEAYTVIQILRQEIDRLQNENILLLENCNQELQRQVKEAGAKLAEQIEQERLLAGFNQQINRSLNIPKVLNTKLSCTVLLIMPQESDRALYQDYLSQDEEYNYNILEFTDSQTALQQCQQMVPELILVDDLLPDMTVKEFLIQLRKLIKDDSLPVIVITANNRTQTIVDLFKSGAQDYLNKNHITATKLHKTIKNVLNKIQLNQAQPTQQVPQQLVSSTALHIRQFLDLNEILAATVNEVRRIFGCDRVIIYRFKPDFSGVIVVESVVDPAFSMLGWEIKDDCFRQHWIEAYRQGRIRAIEDIYTEPNLNPCHIEFLANFQVRANLVVPILQAENIWGLIIAHNCTVSRHWKDNEIEFLSQLATQVGIAIQQAALVNQLKSELKERREAEVALQESEAHFRNAILNAPMPIMLHAEDGEVLLINEVWTEITGYSKAEIPTVNIWINKADRQHRQRFWAEIQQLYEQEKRVFQGEYTIKTKAKQTRIWNISSALLGELPDGRRLVISTALDVTEQQETLRQRQQAELQLQESQQRLQLSLEAAKAGSWELNLLTHELIASDQYKVNLGISPNAQITYQQLIEELIHPNDRAIQQAFMTQALEKHTRYEAEYRCTWSDGSVHWLMARGQAFYQDDGTPYRMIGVTLDITDRKQIELELFQLTAELEERVIQRTAQLSQTNADLLQEIRNRQRIENALRESEARWRSLVENAPSFVIMIDRKGKILFINRTLVNFSGERVIQQNFYDYVIPEYQSIQKAAVEQVFRTGEPTTFEVLGYKDTPENLAWYETRIAPIWQNNKIYSAIVIVNDISDRKQIEADLRKNQARLIEAQRVAHIGNWDYDLATGKITWTEELFHILNRDLALGEPNYQENLQLYHPDDREKLRQAVEQAITTGEPYKLIMRIVLPDNSIRYINGIGRVGYNTEGEVIRLYGTAQDITDYIQAEQALRDSEARFRSAFDDAATGISLVAINGKFLRVNATFCEFLGYSEAELLTMNFQAITHPDDLDTDLNYVQQSLRGEIRTYELEKRYLHKLGYTVWGLLSVSLLRTQEGEPLYFISQVQDITDRKQTEADLKEKNHRWRSLLDNVQLIVVGLDRHGLVEYANPFLLKLIGYTEDEVLGNTWFDNFLPYHKKSEIYHIFQEIIQEVNTHSYVLNPILTRTGEERMIAWSNTLLHDVQGNAIGLISIGEDVTERYKLERMKGEFVSIVSHELRTPLTSMRAALNLLSEHIVDPASETGQNVIQIAAEGVERLVRLVNDILDLERLESGKLRLEKTCCDPVKVVKTAIDQMQEMANQEGVKIETTIESYPIYADCDRLLQVLINLLSNAIKFSSSNSTIWLQVQIIPNPKDTLSSPQLQFRIKDRGRGIPADKLETIFERFHQLDASDSRDKGGTGLGLAICRSIVEQHGGKIWVESILGEGSTFYFTLPVGEENCHGN
- a CDS encoding response regulator, which gives rise to MKILLVEDDQNLANLLQTTLNWQQYQVDMAVDGQQGWELAEVFQYDVILLDVILPKLDGISFCQQLRMGGHFAIHLPNKETPVLLMTAVDTVTNKVMGLDAGADDYLVKPINLDELLARIRALGRRGQVQRSSILQWGDLHLHPKNCEVTFAGNPISLTLKEYQLLELFLRYPDQIFSQGRLIEQLWGQHETPTENAVRAQIKGLRQKLKQAGAQDIIETMYKLGYRLRRPNQEYSNHKEPISLGAATANTTPNKMLSLDLWEIWQECRQSYVDRLTIIEQAITALKAGTLTKEIQHQAEREAHTLIGSLGSFGLSEASRISRQIQQIFKQESVLGNSEIKQLSHLIEKLRLKLFEDYTIAKKPETPEDKILLGASDKSFLLIVDDDLILAQHLASEAISWGIVAEVATTLQQAKNFILKQKPDAVLLDLSFAEIGENGLEFLAELHNSYPEISVVVFTARDELSDRVQAARLGSKGFLQKPIAPSQVLAAISQTLQKSQPTNSKILIVDDDPQILKLLQKFLEPEGYDLILLDKAQNFWDVLERTVPDLLILDVELHGCTTGSKVFPPAELSGFDLCQIIRNDPQWYNLPILFLSAHTDSETVLQGFEAGADDFLHKPIVPTNLLTRVKKRLEQGKIRRQTELDSLTGVSNRGKSMQDITRLLRLAVRQQQPFSLAVLDLDQFKLINDRYGHEIGDRVLNYFGQLLNQSFRMEDVVGRWGGEEFVVGMYGISKQNGAKRLDKMLNTFREIKFTDRKGNEFQVTFSAGIAQFIEDGEDLQTLYRAADQTLYKAKTQGRNRVLATET
- the aroF gene encoding 3-deoxy-7-phosphoheptulonate synthase, translating into MFNATLASQTELHQQTIVKLTDKVRIGGKDLIIIGGPCAVESSAQMEQVASHLVNSVQALRGGVYKPRTSPYSFQGLGEEGLKIFAHIRERYNLPVVTEVMSISQIETVAAYADMLQIGSRNMQNFDLLKALGQAGKPILLKRGLAATIEEFINAAEYILSHGNPDVVLCERGIRSFDNYTRNVLDLGAVAALKQLTHLPVIVDPSHAVGKRELVAPLAKAAIACGADGLIIECHPEPEKSVSDARQALSLEDMVQLVKSLKPVAEAIGKRIPLLQNHTQLLAA